The Microbacterium sp. Nx66 genome contains a region encoding:
- a CDS encoding ArsR/SmtB family transcription factor — MVAQTELSEAEVDRVFHALATSTRRDILRRTIEREQSVSTLASEYEMSFAAVQKHVAVLEAANLIVKRAEGRERLVRANPEMIARARALLARYEELWRSRIARLDDLLAEPSPPAGKRPASTDPTSSQRNESQGD; from the coding sequence ATGGTTGCACAAACGGAGTTGAGCGAAGCGGAGGTCGACCGTGTGTTCCACGCACTGGCGACGTCGACCCGGCGGGACATCCTGCGCCGGACGATCGAGCGGGAGCAGTCCGTCTCGACCCTCGCCTCCGAGTACGAGATGTCGTTCGCCGCGGTCCAGAAGCATGTGGCCGTGCTCGAGGCGGCGAACCTCATCGTCAAGCGCGCCGAGGGACGCGAGCGGCTCGTCCGCGCGAACCCCGAGATGATCGCCCGCGCCAGGGCGCTCCTCGCCCGATACGAAGAGCTGTGGCGGTCGCGCATCGCCCGGCTCGACGATCTCCTGGCCGAGCCGTCCCCGCCCGCGGGGAAGCGACCGGCCTCCACCGACCCCACCAGCAGTCAACGCAACGAATCGCAAGGAGACTGA
- a CDS encoding MFS transporter gives MESIRRAPADVATRRARIAVSALFLTNGALFANILPRYPEIKAALGLDNLGYGLALAAFPAGAIAAGLLAATLIRRFGSARIAVIGTVLTSLGLLSAALSPTGVLFAIALFVGGASDAITDVAQNAHGLRVQRRYGRSIINSFHAIWSIGAVLGGVMAAGAIALQLPLAVHLGISTAVFATVALVALRFCLPGRDDETEEDAVAEPVEISGAVRRGIPARTVVAVIALTLIAMAGAIAEDAGNSWATLYLGDSLGAAAAVAPLGFIALVGAQFVGRLLGDPMTDRFGQRWVARVGGLIAALGMTLALLFPSVPGTILGFAAVGFGIATLIPAAMHAADELPGLRPGVGLTVVSWLLRLGFLLSPPFVGWLAETQSLRAGLVVAPVAALVAVLLAGFLDKRRPRNASD, from the coding sequence ATCGAATCGATTCGACGAGCACCCGCGGACGTCGCCACCCGTCGGGCGCGCATCGCCGTCTCGGCGCTGTTCCTCACGAACGGCGCCCTGTTCGCGAACATCCTGCCGCGGTACCCCGAGATCAAGGCCGCCCTCGGCCTCGACAACCTCGGCTACGGTCTCGCTCTCGCCGCCTTCCCCGCCGGCGCGATCGCGGCCGGACTCCTGGCGGCCACGCTGATCCGTCGCTTCGGGTCGGCGCGCATCGCGGTCATCGGCACCGTCCTCACGAGCCTCGGTCTGCTGTCGGCGGCGCTGTCCCCGACCGGCGTCCTCTTCGCGATCGCGCTCTTCGTCGGCGGTGCCTCCGACGCCATCACCGATGTCGCGCAGAACGCCCACGGCCTGCGCGTGCAACGGCGGTACGGGCGCTCCATCATCAACTCCTTCCACGCCATCTGGTCCATCGGCGCGGTGCTCGGCGGAGTGATGGCGGCGGGCGCGATCGCGCTGCAGCTCCCGCTCGCCGTCCACCTGGGGATCTCGACCGCGGTGTTCGCCACGGTCGCCCTCGTCGCCCTCCGCTTCTGCCTTCCGGGCCGCGACGACGAGACGGAGGAGGACGCCGTGGCGGAACCGGTGGAGATCTCCGGCGCTGTCCGTCGCGGCATCCCGGCGCGGACGGTGGTGGCCGTGATCGCCCTGACCCTCATCGCGATGGCCGGCGCCATCGCCGAAGACGCCGGCAACTCGTGGGCCACGCTCTACCTCGGCGACTCCCTGGGGGCGGCAGCCGCGGTCGCGCCGCTCGGGTTCATCGCCCTCGTCGGCGCGCAGTTCGTCGGGCGTCTGCTCGGCGATCCGATGACCGACCGCTTCGGACAGCGCTGGGTGGCGCGGGTCGGCGGCCTCATCGCCGCCCTCGGGATGACCCTCGCTCTGCTGTTCCCGAGCGTGCCCGGCACGATCCTCGGGTTCGCGGCTGTCGGCTTCGGCATCGCCACCCTCATCCCCGCCGCGATGCATGCCGCCGATGAGCTCCCGGGGCTGCGGCCCGGTGTCGGGCTCACCGTGGTGTCCTGGCTGCTCCGGCTCGGCTTCCTGCTGTCGCCGCCGTTCGTCGGATGGCTGGCGGAGACGCAGAGCCTTCGCGCAGGGCTCGTGGTGGCGCCGGTCGCGGCGCTCGTGGCGGTGCTGCTCGCAGGCTTCCTGGACAAGCGGCGCCCGCGGAACGCGTCGGACTAG
- a CDS encoding GrpB family protein → MDPLADESEGSPGADAFSPLALVVVGEDDGVVVRRLRAARPDAVVTGLGPVDAATVAHASATAHLVLGIGEVSAGAWCDAVIAEGDEDGLSRFLARAAEVEERRRARRLPPDTPPILESWSPRWAVDAARLGARIAAAFDGVPVRVDHIGSTAVPGLRAKPIIDLQVGVRDLADADAAEQRLGDAGFVNVQRIVPGAPGVSRDNARTGGDPDEWSRRLFASVDARARAIVHVRRVGASNWRYALLFRDWLRADPEARDEYAALKTALASAHRGDRDFDDYARAKDHWFDRAQGEMEAWARVTGWVPGGRGA, encoded by the coding sequence GTGGATCCGCTCGCAGATGAGTCCGAAGGCTCTCCGGGGGCGGACGCGTTCTCGCCCCTCGCCCTGGTCGTCGTCGGGGAGGATGACGGCGTGGTCGTGCGCCGTCTGCGTGCGGCGCGGCCGGATGCGGTCGTGACGGGTCTCGGGCCCGTCGATGCGGCCACCGTGGCGCACGCCTCCGCGACGGCGCATCTCGTGCTCGGCATCGGCGAAGTCTCCGCCGGCGCGTGGTGCGACGCGGTTATCGCGGAGGGCGACGAGGACGGCCTGTCCCGCTTCCTCGCCCGAGCGGCGGAGGTCGAGGAGCGCCGGAGGGCTCGGCGACTCCCTCCGGACACGCCGCCGATCCTCGAGTCCTGGTCGCCGCGCTGGGCGGTGGATGCGGCCCGCCTCGGCGCTCGGATCGCCGCGGCATTCGACGGTGTCCCGGTGCGCGTCGATCACATCGGCTCGACGGCCGTGCCCGGGCTGCGCGCCAAGCCGATCATCGACCTCCAGGTGGGGGTGCGCGACCTCGCGGACGCGGATGCCGCGGAGCAGCGTCTCGGGGACGCCGGCTTCGTGAACGTGCAGCGCATCGTGCCGGGCGCGCCGGGCGTCTCCCGGGACAACGCGCGGACGGGCGGCGATCCGGACGAGTGGTCGAGACGCCTGTTCGCGAGCGTGGACGCCAGGGCCCGGGCGATCGTGCATGTGCGACGCGTCGGGGCGTCGAACTGGCGATACGCCCTCCTGTTCCGAGACTGGCTGCGGGCGGACCCGGAGGCGCGCGACGAGTATGCGGCGCTCAAGACCGCGCTGGCCTCCGCGCACCGGGGCGACCGTGACTTCGACGACTACGCGCGGGCGAAGGACCACTGGTTCGACCGGGCGCAGGGGGAGATGGAGGCCTGGGCGCGGGTGACCGGGTGGGTGCCGGGCGGCCGTGGGGCGTGA
- a CDS encoding MarR family winged helix-turn-helix transcriptional regulator, whose protein sequence is MTDSTGEFHASGYWYPDSERATTVDVLNMLRRYRSAETAMRARTRASMGMNETDLVALRFLLREQKAGRIVRPIDLARTLDISTASTTTLIDRLEKGGHARREPHPTDRRAGIVVPTVSSDDEVRATLGAMHRRMLSLVDDLSDDERVVVMRFLVGMTAAIQEAAEADAVHSGADLVDEPA, encoded by the coding sequence GTGACCGACAGCACCGGCGAGTTCCACGCCTCCGGGTACTGGTACCCCGACAGCGAGCGCGCCACCACGGTCGATGTGCTCAACATGCTGCGGCGCTACCGCAGCGCCGAGACGGCGATGCGCGCCCGCACGCGCGCGTCCATGGGGATGAACGAGACCGACCTCGTCGCCCTCCGGTTCCTGCTGCGCGAGCAGAAGGCGGGACGCATCGTGCGCCCGATCGACCTGGCCCGCACGCTGGACATCTCCACGGCGTCGACGACCACACTCATCGACCGGCTGGAGAAGGGCGGGCACGCGCGCCGCGAACCCCACCCCACCGACCGTCGCGCCGGCATCGTCGTGCCGACCGTGAGCAGCGACGACGAGGTGCGGGCGACGCTCGGGGCGATGCACCGCCGGATGCTCTCCCTCGTGGACGACCTCTCCGACGACGAGCGCGTGGTCGTGATGCGGTTCCTCGTCGGGATGACCGCCGCGATCCAGGAGGCCGCCGAGGCGGACGCCGTGCACAGCGGCGCCGACCTCGTGGACGAGCCGGCCTAG
- a CDS encoding SDR family oxidoreductase codes for MSELTQPTGREDALRAIPRGDGSAPRALVLGATGYIGGRLTPRLLNAGYRVRVLARDAARAASFGWGEECEIFEGSADDEHAVASAMDDVDVVYYLIHSMSAGKGFEESDERAATTVATAAARAGVRRIVYLGGLHPDDVKLSPHLRSRVHVGEIFLESGVPTLVLQAGVVIGSGSASFEMIRHLTDVLPYMPAPKWVRNRIQPIAVRDVLHYLLGAARVDAGVNRAVDIGGPDVLRYGQMMNGYAVEAGLRQRAIAALPVLTPELASHWVNLVTPVPRSIARPLVASLQNECIMKDHAVDALIPRPDGGLTPYRRSVALALGRVDADAVETSWQDAEVSGAPSDPLPSDPDWAGRTVFTDKRSVATRASVAELWRVILGIGGENGWYSSPLLWAVRGLMDRVIGGVGLSRGRRSRTAARVGDAIDFWRVEAVEQTEEGHLLRLRAEMKVPGEAWLELRAVPDGEGARYEQRAVFFPRGLLGRLYWLAVLPFHGLIFSGMAARITAAAESGDHAGSGAFRAEVPDPA; via the coding sequence ATGAGCGAGCTCACCCAGCCCACCGGTCGCGAGGACGCCCTGCGGGCGATCCCGCGCGGCGACGGCTCCGCGCCGCGCGCGCTCGTGCTCGGCGCCACCGGCTACATCGGCGGCCGCCTGACACCGCGCCTGCTGAACGCCGGCTACCGGGTCCGGGTCCTCGCGCGCGATGCCGCTCGTGCCGCCTCCTTCGGCTGGGGCGAGGAGTGCGAGATCTTCGAGGGGTCCGCCGACGACGAGCACGCCGTGGCCTCCGCGATGGACGACGTCGATGTCGTGTACTACCTCATCCACTCCATGTCGGCCGGCAAGGGCTTCGAGGAGAGCGACGAGCGCGCGGCGACCACCGTCGCCACGGCGGCTGCCCGAGCCGGAGTCCGGCGGATCGTCTACCTCGGCGGCCTGCACCCGGACGACGTGAAGCTCTCCCCGCACCTGCGCTCCCGGGTCCACGTCGGGGAGATCTTCCTGGAGTCCGGGGTGCCCACCCTCGTCCTGCAGGCGGGCGTGGTGATCGGCTCCGGCTCGGCGTCCTTCGAGATGATCCGGCACCTCACCGACGTGCTGCCGTACATGCCGGCGCCGAAGTGGGTGCGCAACCGGATCCAGCCGATCGCCGTCCGCGACGTGCTGCACTATCTACTCGGCGCGGCGCGGGTCGACGCGGGTGTCAATCGCGCCGTCGACATCGGCGGACCGGATGTGCTGCGCTACGGGCAGATGATGAACGGGTACGCGGTGGAGGCCGGACTGCGGCAGCGCGCCATCGCGGCCCTTCCGGTGCTGACGCCGGAGCTCGCGTCGCACTGGGTGAACCTCGTCACGCCGGTGCCGCGCTCCATCGCCCGGCCCCTGGTGGCCTCGCTGCAGAACGAGTGCATCATGAAGGATCACGCCGTCGACGCACTCATCCCGCGGCCCGACGGCGGCCTCACGCCGTACCGCCGCTCCGTGGCGCTGGCCCTCGGACGGGTGGACGCGGACGCCGTGGAGACGAGCTGGCAGGATGCCGAGGTGTCCGGAGCGCCGAGCGACCCGCTGCCGAGCGACCCCGACTGGGCGGGACGGACCGTGTTCACGGACAAACGCTCCGTGGCGACCCGCGCGTCCGTCGCCGAGCTGTGGCGCGTCATCCTCGGGATCGGCGGGGAGAACGGGTGGTACTCGTCGCCACTGCTCTGGGCGGTGCGGGGGCTCATGGACCGCGTGATCGGCGGCGTGGGCCTCAGCCGGGGACGCCGCAGCCGCACCGCCGCCCGGGTCGGGGATGCGATCGACTTCTGGCGCGTGGAGGCGGTGGAGCAGACCGAGGAAGGCCACCTGCTGCGGCTCCGCGCGGAGATGAAGGTGCCGGGCGAGGCCTGGCTCGAACTGCGCGCGGTGCCCGACGGCGAGGGCGCCCGCTACGAACAGCGCGCCGTGTTCTTCCCCCGCGGCCTCCTCGGCCGGCTGTACTGGCTCGCCGTGCTGCCCTTCCACGGACTGATCTTCTCCGGCATGGCCGCACGGATCACCGCGGCCGCCGAGTCAGGCGATCACGCCGGTTCAGGCGCCTTCCGTGCGGAAGTGCCTGACCCGGCGTGA
- a CDS encoding ABC1 kinase family protein, with protein MTAAAAQGPHRARYRRILSFASREFLKIWWFELVLPRFGLSSVAERTRARRMQRFARRFHTLAIELGGLMIKVGQFMSSRLDVLPPEITAELEGLQDEVPAVPTPQIRALAEAELGMPLERVYTWFDDTPVAAASLGQVHRARLSSLDAEDTGLDEVVVKVQRPGIDEIVAVDLAALRRVARWLTRVRIVADRVDAPALVEEFAVTSLEEIDYLHEARSAERFRENFADDPRVAAPEIVWERTTRRVLTLSDVTAIKINDTAALRAAGIDPSAVADAFAEVMFDQVFTHRFVHADPHPGNIFVTPVPSTSSGTQSGSGAQGGFRLTFIDFGMMAEVSDNLRQGLRTLLIAVTARDSRGLVRAAKEIGVLLPTADTGELERALTALFARFGGMGFAELSRVDPREFTDFAEEFGDMVRRLPLQLPEDMLLLIRAVSLTSGMCSALNPAFNVWDAAEPYAARLLRDESGTLMQDMAEQAMANAATTWRLPKRIDDIITRVDDGNVSFDTSRLERRLDRLEGIARRIASGVLFAAMLVGGALLVGPLPPLGITLLWVSVLPLLGALFLGRRRPR; from the coding sequence ATGACGGCAGCGGCGGCACAGGGTCCTCACCGAGCCCGGTACCGCCGCATCCTGTCGTTCGCGAGCCGTGAGTTCCTGAAGATCTGGTGGTTCGAGCTCGTCCTTCCGCGGTTCGGGCTGTCTTCCGTCGCGGAGCGCACGCGCGCCCGCCGCATGCAGCGGTTCGCGCGCCGATTCCACACGCTCGCGATTGAACTCGGCGGCCTCATGATCAAGGTCGGGCAGTTCATGTCCTCGCGCCTCGACGTGCTGCCGCCCGAGATCACGGCGGAGCTGGAGGGGCTGCAGGACGAGGTCCCGGCCGTGCCCACGCCGCAGATCCGGGCGCTCGCGGAGGCCGAGCTGGGCATGCCGCTCGAGCGTGTGTACACCTGGTTCGACGACACCCCGGTTGCGGCCGCATCCCTCGGCCAGGTGCACCGCGCCCGCCTCTCGTCGCTCGATGCCGAGGACACCGGGCTCGACGAGGTCGTGGTCAAGGTGCAGCGCCCTGGCATCGACGAGATCGTCGCCGTCGACCTCGCCGCCCTCCGCCGGGTCGCGCGGTGGCTCACGCGGGTCCGGATCGTCGCCGACCGGGTGGACGCCCCCGCCCTCGTCGAGGAGTTCGCCGTGACGAGCCTCGAGGAGATCGACTACCTCCACGAGGCCCGCAGCGCCGAGCGGTTCCGCGAGAACTTCGCCGACGACCCGCGTGTGGCCGCCCCCGAGATCGTCTGGGAGCGTACGACCCGACGGGTGCTCACACTGTCCGACGTGACCGCGATCAAGATCAACGACACCGCGGCTCTCCGAGCGGCAGGCATCGACCCCTCCGCGGTCGCGGATGCCTTCGCCGAGGTCATGTTCGACCAGGTCTTCACGCACCGGTTCGTGCATGCCGACCCGCACCCCGGCAACATCTTCGTCACGCCGGTCCCTTCGACGAGCTCAGGGACCCAGAGCGGCTCAGGAGCTCAGGGGGGCTTCCGGCTCACGTTCATCGACTTCGGCATGATGGCCGAGGTCTCCGACAACCTCCGGCAGGGACTGCGGACGCTGCTCATCGCGGTGACCGCGCGGGACAGCCGGGGCCTGGTCCGCGCCGCGAAGGAGATCGGCGTGCTCCTGCCGACCGCCGACACCGGCGAGCTGGAGCGGGCGCTGACGGCCCTCTTCGCGCGCTTCGGGGGGATGGGCTTCGCGGAGCTGAGCCGCGTGGACCCGCGGGAGTTCACCGACTTCGCCGAGGAGTTCGGCGACATGGTGCGCCGGCTCCCGCTGCAGCTCCCCGAGGACATGCTGCTCCTCATCCGGGCCGTGTCCCTCACCTCCGGCATGTGCAGCGCCCTGAACCCGGCGTTCAACGTGTGGGACGCGGCCGAGCCGTATGCCGCGCGGCTGCTCCGGGACGAGTCCGGCACCCTCATGCAGGACATGGCGGAACAGGCGATGGCGAACGCGGCCACGACCTGGCGGCTCCCGAAGCGCATCGACGACATCATCACCCGCGTCGACGACGGCAATGTGTCCTTCGACACCTCCCGCCTGGAGCGGCGGCTCGACCGGCTGGAGGGCATCGCGCGACGGATCGCCTCCGGGGTCCTGTTCGCGGCGATGCTCGTGGGTGGGGCGCTGCTCGTCGGTCCGCTGCCCCCGCTGGGTATCACCCTGCTGTGGGTGTCGGTGCTGCCGCTGCTGGGCGCCCTCTTCCTGGGTCGCCGCCGCCCCCGCTGA
- a CDS encoding DUF7882 family protein, which translates to MGTLTYANLADPIEIDDELLAHLRAATVTKLRRNEPFALTVQTGADRTETLWIHASIPIRFVVETSVTLQRPLLARLMQAAGSTGGLDLTDPELSLDAMSRELHAMSA; encoded by the coding sequence ATGGGAACCCTCACCTACGCGAACCTCGCCGACCCGATCGAGATCGACGACGAGCTGCTCGCCCACCTTCGCGCCGCCACCGTGACCAAGCTGCGGCGCAACGAGCCGTTCGCGCTCACGGTGCAGACCGGCGCCGACCGCACCGAGACGCTGTGGATCCACGCGTCCATTCCGATCCGCTTCGTCGTCGAGACGTCGGTCACGCTCCAGCGGCCGCTGTTGGCCCGCCTCATGCAGGCCGCGGGCTCGACCGGCGGACTCGACCTCACCGACCCCGAGCTCTCGCTCGATGCGATGTCGCGCGAACTGCACGCGATGTCCGCCTGA
- a CDS encoding MarR family winged helix-turn-helix transcriptional regulator — protein sequence MGNISTDVTTSALARDVDDFRRADAQLNRRLAARREPNDTDRAAMHFISTAPVEKPVTPRDLATYLGISTAAVTSVVRRMSERGQIVVAPHPLDARSKVLRPSLRDLHGHGDELTQRVAALEEEFSPEEAAVISRFLRRLTDELGDLP from the coding sequence ATGGGGAACATCAGTACCGACGTCACGACCTCGGCGCTCGCGCGCGATGTCGACGATTTCCGTCGCGCCGACGCGCAGTTGAACCGCCGTCTCGCCGCCCGCCGCGAGCCCAACGATACCGACCGCGCGGCGATGCACTTCATCAGCACGGCGCCCGTCGAGAAGCCGGTCACTCCCCGCGATCTCGCCACGTACCTCGGCATCAGCACCGCCGCCGTCACGAGTGTCGTGCGACGGATGTCCGAGCGGGGGCAGATCGTCGTCGCCCCGCACCCCCTGGATGCCCGGTCCAAAGTTCTCCGTCCTTCGCTCCGTGATCTGCACGGTCACGGGGATGAGCTCACCCAGCGGGTCGCCGCCCTGGAGGAGGAGTTCTCCCCGGAGGAGGCCGCGGTGATCTCCCGCTTCCTGCGTCGACTCACCGACGAGCTCGGCGACCTTCCCTGA
- a CDS encoding SDR family NAD(P)-dependent oxidoreductase, translated as MAQYDVSNRSAIVTGAGSGIGRSVALLLAQNGAAVVVNDLNAENANAVVEEIRAAGGTAEASVGDATDPAWIASSVELANSLAPLRIGVNNAGIGGATAPTADYEEDAWDKVIAINLNAVFRNMKAQIPSILANGGGSVVNIASILGSVGFAGSPAYVTAKHGVVGMTKTAALEYSAQGVRVNSVGPGFIDTPLLANMGDEAKDFLVSKHPIGRLGQADEVANLVVFLASDAASFITGSYHLVDGGYTAL; from the coding sequence GTGGCTCAGTACGACGTCTCGAACCGCTCGGCGATCGTGACAGGAGCGGGCAGCGGCATCGGCCGCTCGGTCGCCCTGCTGCTGGCGCAGAACGGCGCGGCGGTGGTCGTGAACGATCTGAACGCGGAGAACGCGAACGCGGTCGTCGAGGAGATCCGCGCCGCCGGAGGCACCGCGGAGGCGTCGGTCGGCGACGCGACGGACCCGGCCTGGATCGCCTCGTCGGTCGAGCTCGCCAACTCGCTCGCCCCGCTCCGCATCGGCGTCAACAACGCCGGCATCGGCGGCGCCACCGCGCCCACCGCGGACTATGAGGAAGACGCGTGGGACAAGGTGATCGCCATCAACCTCAACGCGGTGTTCCGCAACATGAAGGCGCAGATCCCGTCGATCCTCGCCAACGGCGGCGGCTCGGTCGTGAACATCGCCTCGATCCTCGGCAGCGTCGGCTTCGCAGGCTCCCCCGCCTACGTCACCGCCAAGCACGGCGTCGTCGGAATGACGAAGACCGCCGCTCTGGAGTACTCGGCGCAGGGCGTCCGCGTGAACTCGGTCGGCCCCGGCTTCATCGACACCCCGCTCCTGGCGAACATGGGCGACGAGGCGAAGGACTTCCTCGTGTCGAAGCACCCGATCGGTCGCCTCGGCCAGGCGGACGAGGTGGCGAACCTCGTGGTGTTCCTCGCGAGCGACGCGGCCAGCTTCATCACCGGCAGCTACCACCTGGTCGACGGCGGCTACACCGCCCTCTGA
- a CDS encoding BCCT family transporter: MDMPDEKPAERSAGSTRPRTDAVVTGTHRQAAKASETARKIVRDITTVPPRSVHPALVPGVSVEETGRTYRTDPLVFGVAAAFALAFIAWGVFAGDNLAGTTSTVLAWVVEYFGFFFTTIATIILVFMLFVGFSKYGRIPLGRDDEEPEFSMFSWISMLFAAGMGIGLVFWGAAEPLTFFENPPPGTVEANTLEAMHTAQTQVLYHWGPQAWAFYALVGGAIAYGAYRRGRTPLISSIFAPLLGENRTTGPVGRTIDIFSIIVTLFGTAASLGLGALQIGHGVEIISGAGPLGNGILIAVIAVLTACFIASAVSGVSKGIRALSNINAVVAILLAFFVFFVGPTLLILNVIPSVAVQFLGDLPTMIGRSASQGEAAQAFLSSWTIFYWAWWISWSPFVGMFIAKISRGRTLRQFVSVVIVVPSAISLVWFAIFGTTAIQQQMDGAGLVVDPPEEVLFGVLENLPFPLITSIVLIILIAIFFITGADSASLVMGTLSQQGRPEPSRWVAVVWGVLVGVIAAVLLVSGAEGSGLQSLQNATIIAALPFAIIMAFMMIAFMKDLRRDPLILRDRYARAAVRHSVMAGLEEYGDDFALVPVEYDHSEDDLAWIDEDTVDDTLAEVYEAATEAIDIIPPAEVDAAVEAAMDAPADKD, from the coding sequence ATGGACATGCCTGACGAGAAGCCCGCCGAACGCTCCGCAGGATCGACCCGTCCGCGCACCGACGCCGTCGTGACCGGGACGCACCGCCAGGCCGCGAAGGCCTCCGAGACCGCGCGCAAGATCGTCCGCGACATCACGACGGTCCCGCCGCGCAGCGTGCACCCGGCGCTCGTCCCCGGGGTCTCGGTCGAGGAGACGGGGCGCACCTACCGCACGGACCCGCTGGTCTTCGGCGTCGCCGCCGCGTTCGCCCTCGCCTTCATCGCCTGGGGTGTGTTCGCGGGGGACAACCTCGCCGGCACGACCAGCACGGTGCTGGCCTGGGTGGTCGAGTACTTCGGCTTCTTCTTCACGACCATCGCCACGATCATCCTCGTCTTCATGCTGTTCGTCGGGTTCAGCAAGTACGGGCGCATCCCCCTCGGCCGCGACGACGAGGAGCCCGAGTTCTCGATGTTCTCGTGGATCTCGATGCTCTTCGCGGCGGGCATGGGCATCGGCCTGGTCTTCTGGGGCGCCGCCGAGCCGCTGACGTTCTTCGAGAACCCGCCGCCCGGCACCGTCGAGGCGAACACCCTCGAGGCCATGCACACCGCGCAGACCCAGGTGCTGTACCACTGGGGCCCGCAGGCCTGGGCGTTCTACGCGCTCGTCGGTGGAGCCATCGCCTACGGCGCCTACCGCCGCGGTCGTACGCCGCTGATCTCGTCGATCTTCGCCCCGCTGCTGGGCGAGAACCGCACGACGGGTCCGGTCGGCCGCACGATCGACATCTTCTCCATCATCGTGACGCTGTTCGGCACGGCCGCCTCGCTCGGCCTCGGGGCGCTGCAGATCGGCCACGGCGTCGAGATCATCAGCGGAGCCGGACCCCTCGGCAACGGCATCCTCATCGCGGTCATCGCCGTGCTCACGGCGTGCTTCATCGCCTCCGCCGTGTCGGGCGTCTCCAAGGGCATCCGCGCGCTGTCGAACATCAACGCCGTGGTCGCCATCCTGCTGGCGTTCTTCGTGTTCTTCGTCGGCCCGACGCTGCTGATCCTCAACGTCATCCCGTCGGTCGCCGTGCAGTTCCTCGGCGATCTGCCCACCATGATCGGTCGCTCCGCCTCGCAGGGTGAGGCCGCGCAGGCCTTCCTGTCGAGCTGGACGATCTTCTACTGGGCGTGGTGGATCTCCTGGTCGCCGTTCGTCGGCATGTTCATCGCGAAGATCTCGCGCGGCCGCACGCTGCGCCAGTTCGTGTCCGTCGTCATCGTCGTGCCCTCCGCGATCTCGCTCGTGTGGTTCGCGATCTTCGGCACCACGGCCATCCAGCAGCAGATGGACGGCGCGGGCCTCGTGGTCGACCCGCCGGAAGAGGTGCTGTTCGGGGTGCTGGAGAACCTGCCGTTCCCGCTCATCACCAGCATCGTGCTGATCATCCTCATCGCGATCTTCTTCATCACCGGCGCCGACTCCGCCTCGCTCGTCATGGGCACGCTGTCGCAGCAGGGCCGCCCGGAGCCGTCGCGCTGGGTCGCCGTCGTCTGGGGTGTGCTCGTGGGGGTGATCGCCGCCGTGCTGCTGGTCAGCGGGGCCGAGGGCAGCGGACTGCAGTCGCTGCAGAACGCGACGATCATCGCGGCTCTGCCGTTCGCGATCATCATGGCCTTCATGATGATCGCGTTCATGAAGGATCTGCGGCGCGATCCGCTGATCCTGCGCGACCGGTATGCTCGCGCCGCCGTCCGGCACAGCGTCATGGCCGGGCTCGAGGAGTACGGCGACGACTTCGCCCTCGTGCCCGTCGAGTACGACCACTCGGAGGACGACCTCGCCTGGATCGACGAGGATACCGTCGACGACACGCTCGCCGAGGTGTACGAGGCCGCGACCGAGGCGATCGACATCATCCCGCCGGCCGAGGTGGACGCCGCCGTCGAGGCCGCGATGGACGCCCCCGCCGACAAGGACTGA